Proteins from a genomic interval of Polaribacter sejongensis:
- the mscL gene encoding large conductance mechanosensitive channel protein MscL encodes MKFKLIEDFKEFAVKGNMIDIAIGLIIGTAFNKVISTLVKEVFMPPLSFMTNGRKWENKKIILREAVLIKEKITVDEIAIGYGKLFEAGIDFLIIAFTVFMVVKVMNSMKKKADDPKNKAVVTPKNIELMHKTNELLEKQNEYLQKLLAEKK; translated from the coding sequence ATGAAATTTAAATTAATTGAAGATTTTAAAGAGTTTGCCGTAAAAGGGAACATGATAGATATTGCCATTGGTCTTATTATTGGTACGGCTTTTAACAAAGTAATAAGTACTTTGGTAAAGGAAGTTTTTATGCCTCCATTGTCTTTTATGACCAATGGTAGAAAATGGGAAAACAAGAAAATTATTCTAAGAGAAGCTGTACTTATAAAAGAAAAAATTACGGTAGATGAAATTGCTATTGGTTATGGTAAATTATTTGAAGCAGGTATCGATTTTTTAATTATTGCTTTTACCGTTTTTATGGTTGTTAAAGTGATGAATTCTATGAAAAAGAAAGCAGACGACCCAAAGAACAAAGCCGTGGTGACTCCAAAAAATATTGAGTTAATGCACAAAACCAACGAACTTTTAGAAAAACAAAACGAATACTTGCAGAAACTTTTAGCAGAAAAAAAATAG
- a CDS encoding septum formation inhibitor Maf: MNTKTALLYLVLFSFIGCQSGQTKTAPQTTVKEENTSISKSDQFNKYWYSGKAELSSYTLKQARYGEIRDGEVVLVFVTEPFSVSKQVKLDNPQKAGTDNISVLKLNQVRKFNTGIYNYSIVTSTFTPIDTKNHPLTLKAATSIQEWCGHTFTQLNLADDKYNFKQFSYFEVDGDEEKTINATYLEEALFTKIRISKGQLPEGEINLIPSTIYSRFNYKKMDVEKAEISKTTSEKTFTYKIKYLNINRTLTIDVEKEFPYKILGFTEVDGTGLTTTAKLKATSNEPYWEQKKLSDQDKRKALKLKYE; the protein is encoded by the coding sequence ATGAATACTAAAACAGCCCTTTTATACCTAGTCCTTTTTTCTTTTATAGGATGCCAATCCGGTCAAACCAAAACAGCACCTCAAACAACCGTAAAAGAAGAAAACACCTCTATTTCTAAAAGTGATCAATTTAACAAATATTGGTATTCTGGTAAAGCAGAATTAAGCAGTTACACGTTAAAACAAGCTAGATATGGCGAAATACGAGACGGAGAAGTTGTTTTAGTTTTTGTTACAGAACCTTTTTCTGTTAGCAAACAAGTTAAGTTAGACAACCCGCAAAAAGCAGGAACCGATAATATTTCTGTTCTAAAATTAAACCAGGTTCGTAAATTTAATACGGGGATTTACAATTACTCTATTGTCACCTCTACCTTTACCCCTATTGATACTAAAAATCACCCTCTTACTTTAAAAGCTGCTACAAGTATTCAAGAATGGTGCGGACATACTTTTACACAACTAAACCTTGCTGATGACAAATATAATTTTAAACAGTTTTCTTATTTTGAAGTTGATGGAGACGAGGAAAAAACAATTAATGCCACTTATTTAGAAGAAGCATTATTCACTAAAATTCGTATTTCAAAAGGACAATTACCTGAAGGAGAAATCAATTTGATTCCTTCTACTATTTACAGTCGTTTTAACTACAAAAAAATGGATGTAGAGAAAGCGGAAATTAGTAAAACAACATCAGAAAAAACGTTTACCTATAAAATAAAGTATCTAAATATTAATAGAACTCTTACCATTGATGTAGAAAAAGAGTTTCCCTATAAAATTTTAGGTTTCACAGAAGTTGATGGAACTGGTTTAACCACAACTGCAAAACTTAAAGCAACTAGTAATGAGCCTTATTGGGAACAAAAAAAGTTATCGGATCAAGATAAAAGAAAAGCTTTAAAATTAAAATACGAATAG
- the thiL gene encoding thiamine-phosphate kinase — MLEDKNTQKTSLAELGEFGLINHITQYFKVQNPSTIKAVGDDAAVLDASDKQTLVTTDLLIEGVHFDLSYMPLKHLGYKAVMVNLSDVYAMNGVAEQITVSIAVSNRFPLEAIEELYSGIQLACESYNVDLVGGDTTSSTKGILISVTAIGKAEKEDVVYRDGAKETDLIVVSGDLGAAYLGLQVLEREKQVFKVDPNNQPDLDNYTYLIQRQLKPEARKDIPGLLKEMEVKPTSMIDISDGLSSELFHICTQSKVGCKIYEDKLPLDPQVISACEEFELDSTMVALSGGEDYELLFTVPIADFDKIKGNPHFSIIGHVTAENQGLNLVTRASQEIALKAQGWNALKEEQ, encoded by the coding sequence ATGTTAGAAGATAAAAATACACAAAAGACGTCGTTGGCCGAACTAGGTGAGTTTGGTTTAATCAACCATATTACACAATATTTTAAAGTGCAAAATCCATCTACAATAAAAGCTGTTGGAGATGATGCTGCGGTTTTAGATGCTTCGGATAAACAAACTTTGGTTACCACAGATTTGTTGATTGAAGGTGTGCATTTCGATTTAAGTTATATGCCGTTAAAACATTTAGGATATAAAGCTGTAATGGTAAATTTATCTGATGTGTATGCAATGAATGGAGTTGCAGAACAGATTACGGTTTCTATTGCGGTTTCGAATAGATTTCCTTTAGAAGCAATTGAAGAATTGTATTCCGGAATTCAATTAGCATGTGAAAGCTATAATGTAGATTTAGTTGGTGGAGATACTACTTCGTCTACCAAAGGAATCTTAATTTCTGTTACCGCAATTGGTAAAGCAGAAAAAGAGGATGTTGTGTACAGAGATGGCGCTAAAGAAACCGATTTAATTGTGGTTTCTGGAGATTTAGGTGCCGCTTATTTAGGATTACAAGTTTTAGAAAGAGAAAAGCAAGTTTTTAAGGTGGATCCAAATAATCAGCCAGATTTAGATAATTACACATACTTAATTCAGCGTCAATTAAAGCCAGAAGCACGTAAAGACATTCCGGGTTTATTAAAGGAAATGGAAGTAAAACCAACTTCTATGATTGATATTTCTGATGGGCTTTCGTCAGAACTTTTTCATATTTGTACGCAAAGTAAAGTAGGGTGTAAGATTTATGAAGATAAATTACCTTTAGACCCGCAAGTAATTTCTGCTTGTGAAGAATTTGAGCTAGATTCTACCATGGTTGCTTTAAGTGGAGGTGAAGATTACGAATTGTTATTTACCGTGCCAATTGCAGATTTTGATAAGATAAAAGGAAATCCACATTTTTCTATTATTGGGCATGTTACTGCAGAAAACCAAGGTTTAAATTTAGTAACAAGAGCTAGCCAAGAAATTGCATTGAAAGCACAAGGTTGGAATGCTTTGAAAGAAGAGCAATAA
- a CDS encoding M1 family aminopeptidase — protein MVRFLVVCFFILLHISSVTAQELIEIAEAESKSAATKIHFKANSNTSNYDITYHKLEFSVDPSVAAISGKVTTTFTALNNLSTVTFDLDDNMTVTSVTQNGNTLSFSQNSNDELVITLQATLNQGNSTSVVIDYNGNPTSNGFGSFEVNTHGTANTPVLWTLSEPYGALGWWPCKQDLNDKIDMIDVYITAPEQYVSVSNGLEQSTSTNLGFKTTHFKHQYPIPAYLIAIAVTNYETYSHDVSHNDNNFPIVNYVYPESLTSAQNSTLVTVDIMEHFIDLFGDYPYKNEKYGHAQFGWGGGMEHTTVSFMGNFSRGLIAHELAHQWFGNKVTCGSWKDIWLNEGFATYLSGLTIEHLDGDLSFKNWRSSTINSVTSSTNGAVYLTDIDTTSVSRIFNSRLSYNKGAMVLHMLRKKLGDTHFFEALKNYISDPDLAYNYAKTPDLIAHLETASGLDLEEFFNDWIYNQGYPTYNVNWHQPETNTINITLNQTQSDPSVSFFEANVPIRLNGTNGEVLDIILNNTTNGQTFVENVTFTVNSIDFDPDTHLISKNNNVTLGIENNPFIAENISLFPNPVNDILTIETSKNITFKNVIIYNTLGKEIFTTSNKEVNLSQLNQGIYFIKIFTDAGNLYQKIIKE, from the coding sequence ATGGTTCGTTTTCTTGTAGTCTGCTTTTTTATTCTACTCCATATTTCAAGTGTAACTGCTCAAGAACTCATAGAAATTGCAGAAGCAGAATCTAAATCTGCTGCTACAAAAATTCATTTTAAAGCAAATTCTAATACCTCAAACTACGATATCACCTATCATAAATTAGAATTTTCTGTAGATCCTTCCGTGGCAGCTATTTCTGGTAAAGTAACCACCACTTTTACTGCTTTAAACAATTTATCTACTGTTACGTTTGATTTAGATGATAATATGACGGTGACTTCGGTTACTCAAAACGGAAATACTTTATCTTTTTCTCAAAACTCAAATGACGAATTGGTTATTACACTTCAAGCTACTTTAAACCAAGGAAACTCTACATCAGTTGTAATAGATTACAATGGAAACCCAACAAGTAATGGTTTTGGTTCTTTTGAAGTAAATACTCACGGAACCGCAAATACTCCGGTTCTTTGGACGCTTTCTGAACCTTATGGCGCTTTGGGTTGGTGGCCTTGTAAACAAGATTTGAATGATAAAATTGATATGATTGATGTGTATATTACTGCACCAGAACAATATGTTTCCGTTTCCAACGGATTAGAGCAGAGCACATCGACTAATTTAGGCTTTAAAACCACACATTTTAAACATCAATACCCTATTCCGGCTTATTTAATTGCCATTGCTGTAACCAATTATGAAACTTATTCGCATGATGTTTCTCACAATGATAATAATTTTCCGATTGTAAACTATGTGTATCCCGAAAGTTTAACTTCAGCCCAAAACAGCACTTTAGTTACCGTTGATATTATGGAGCATTTTATCGATTTGTTTGGCGATTATCCTTATAAAAATGAAAAGTATGGTCACGCACAGTTTGGTTGGGGCGGTGGAATGGAGCACACAACTGTTTCCTTTATGGGAAATTTTAGCCGTGGATTAATTGCGCATGAATTGGCGCACCAATGGTTTGGAAATAAAGTTACCTGCGGAAGCTGGAAAGATATTTGGCTAAATGAAGGTTTTGCAACTTATTTATCTGGTTTAACCATTGAACATTTAGATGGAGATCTTTCTTTTAAAAACTGGAGAAGTTCAACCATTAATTCTGTAACCTCATCTACAAATGGAGCGGTTTACCTTACGGATATAGATACCACAAGCGTCAGCAGAATATTTAATAGTAGATTATCTTATAATAAAGGCGCCATGGTTTTACACATGTTGCGTAAAAAACTAGGCGACACGCATTTTTTTGAAGCTTTAAAAAACTACATTTCAGATCCTGATTTGGCTTACAATTATGCAAAAACTCCAGATTTAATAGCACATTTAGAAACTGCAAGTGGTTTAGATTTAGAAGAGTTTTTTAACGATTGGATTTACAATCAAGGATATCCAACTTACAATGTAAACTGGCATCAACCAGAAACAAATACCATAAATATAACATTGAATCAAACCCAGAGTGATCCTTCTGTTTCTTTTTTTGAAGCCAATGTTCCCATCCGTTTAAACGGAACAAACGGAGAAGTTTTAGACATCATTTTAAACAACACCACAAACGGACAAACTTTTGTAGAAAACGTTACTTTCACAGTAAATTCAATAGATTTTGATCCAGATACTCATTTAATTTCTAAAAACAATAATGTTACTTTAGGTATAGAAAACAATCCATTTATAGCAGAAAACATTTCTTTGTTTCCGAATCCAGTAAATGATATTTTAACGATTGAAACCTCAAAGAATATTACATTCAAAAATGTGATTATTTACAACACGCTTGGTAAAGAAATTTTTACAACTAGTAATAAGGAGGTTAATCTTAGTCAATTGAATCAGGGTATTTATTTTATTAAAATATTTACGGATGCAGGAAACTTGTATCAGAAGATTATTAAAGAATAG
- a CDS encoding UDP-2,3-diacylglucosamine diphosphatase has translation MISITTSENKKVYFASDQHFGAPTPEASFPREKKFVAWLDEVKKDAEAIFLLGDLFDFWFEYKTVVPKGFVRVLGKLAEIKDSGIPIYFFIGNHDLWMNDYFQKELNIPVYHEPQEFLINNKKFLIGHGDGLGPGDHGYKRMKKVFTFPLFKWMFRWLHPDIGVRLGHYMSVKNKLISGDDDAKYLGDENEWLVLYCKEKLTQQHYDYFVFGHRHLPLEIELQENSTYINLGDWIQYFTYGKFDKEFKLLKA, from the coding sequence TTGATTTCCATAACAACATCAGAAAATAAAAAAGTCTATTTTGCTTCCGACCAACATTTTGGAGCACCAACTCCTGAAGCTAGTTTTCCTCGCGAAAAAAAGTTTGTCGCTTGGTTAGATGAAGTAAAAAAAGACGCAGAAGCCATTTTTTTATTAGGCGATTTATTCGATTTTTGGTTCGAATACAAAACCGTAGTTCCTAAAGGGTTTGTAAGAGTTTTAGGAAAATTAGCAGAAATAAAAGATTCAGGAATTCCGATTTACTTTTTTATAGGAAATCATGATTTATGGATGAACGATTATTTCCAAAAAGAACTGAATATTCCTGTTTATCATGAACCACAAGAGTTTTTAATCAACAATAAAAAGTTTTTAATTGGTCATGGAGACGGTTTAGGTCCTGGTGATCATGGGTACAAACGCATGAAAAAAGTGTTTACATTTCCATTATTCAAATGGATGTTTAGATGGTTGCATCCAGACATTGGCGTACGTTTAGGGCATTATATGTCTGTAAAAAATAAATTAATTTCTGGTGATGATGATGCAAAATACTTAGGTGATGAAAACGAGTGGTTGGTATTGTATTGTAAAGAAAAACTAACCCAACAACATTACGATTACTTTGTATTCGGACACAGACACCTTCCTTTAGAAATAGAGCTACAGGAAAACAGTACATATATAAATCTTGGAGATTGGATTCAGTATTTCACCTATGGTAAGTTTGATAAAGAATTTAAGTTATTAAAAGCATAA
- a CDS encoding TonB-dependent receptor, with protein MKENYLLKNVVITLLFMLPLAMVAQTIKGKVTDSSGGGLPYVNVIEKGTTNGSVTDINGEFSVAVESLPIKLVVSSMGYASKEVNVTNTNYLTILVNEDNSLEEVVVIGSRNPNRTAIDSPVPIDIVDMKELAASSPQVNLNQILNFVAPSFTSNTQTISDGTDHIDPASLRGLGPDQVLVLINGKRRHTSSLININGTFGRGSVGTDLNAIPAASIKRIEVLRDGAAAQYGSDAIAGVINIVLNESVNELALVVTTGANFSKNANGQTGGVDGQTTNISANYGLPIGDKGGFINFTGDFDVREAYNRMKDWEGTIFNLYNTVERFANDDGYDLTKLLDNDVSDVIQYANQAGINLNGATTKSQLQGVLSGDNTTAELAARGLESKDFNMRVGQSKVRGGRFFANFKLPLDDNGTELYSFAGLGSRDGNSAGFYRLPNQSRTYTPAYINGFLPEINSTISDKSLAVGIKGKIGEWNVDFSNTYGRNAFDYMIGNTFNASQGNASPTVFDAGGFAFSQNTVNLDLNKFYKNTFQGLGVAFGAEYRLENYEITAGEEASYTQYTATGEAIKISTQVPLLDFFDAARPGGSQVFPGFSPSNELSRGRSSIAGYLDLDADLSEAISLNFATRFEDYSDFGSTVNFKLATLIKASENFRIRASFNTGFRAPSLHQLNFNSTSTIFDQNGDPQEVGTFANDSRAAQLLGIPQLEEESSTSFSAGFTAKLPDANITLTLDGYVVNIDDRVVYTGQFEGPGTGTELDNLLTQANASAASFFANAIDTQSKGIDFVITHKADIGANSRLKTDLSATLSKTEQVGDINASTVLENAGLVSTYFPEDSRVYLEEAVPRTKLNLTNSFTTGKFNIFLRNVYFGEVTEATTVVANQQVFSSKVVTDLSLGYKATDALTLTIGANNLFDIYPDMAEASFGNRSDGRFDWSRRAQQFGIGGRFLFARVSFNLK; from the coding sequence ATGAAAGAAAATTACTTATTAAAAAACGTAGTAATCACTTTGTTATTTATGTTGCCTTTGGCTATGGTAGCACAAACAATAAAGGGTAAAGTTACAGATTCATCTGGTGGTGGTTTGCCATATGTAAATGTTATTGAAAAAGGAACAACCAACGGATCGGTTACAGATATTAATGGAGAGTTTTCTGTTGCTGTAGAAAGTTTACCTATAAAATTGGTAGTTTCCTCTATGGGATATGCTTCTAAAGAGGTAAATGTTACAAATACCAATTATTTAACAATTTTGGTAAATGAAGATAATTCTTTAGAGGAAGTTGTTGTAATAGGTTCTAGGAATCCTAATAGAACTGCTATAGATTCTCCGGTTCCAATAGATATTGTAGATATGAAAGAATTGGCTGCATCTTCACCACAAGTAAATTTAAATCAGATTTTAAATTTTGTAGCTCCATCATTTACATCTAATACACAAACAATTTCTGATGGTACAGATCATATAGATCCAGCGTCTTTAAGAGGTTTAGGACCAGATCAGGTTTTGGTATTAATAAATGGTAAAAGAAGACATACCTCATCTTTAATAAATATTAATGGAACTTTTGGTAGAGGTTCTGTTGGTACAGATTTAAATGCAATTCCTGCAGCATCTATAAAACGAATTGAAGTTTTACGTGATGGAGCAGCAGCACAATATGGTTCTGATGCTATTGCGGGTGTTATTAACATCGTTTTAAATGAAAGCGTAAATGAATTGGCTTTAGTAGTTACTACTGGTGCTAATTTTAGTAAAAATGCCAACGGACAAACGGGAGGTGTAGACGGACAAACTACCAATATTAGTGCAAACTATGGATTGCCAATTGGTGATAAAGGTGGTTTTATTAACTTTACTGGAGATTTTGATGTGAGAGAAGCTTACAACAGAATGAAAGATTGGGAAGGAACGATATTCAATTTATATAATACCGTTGAAAGATTTGCAAATGATGATGGTTATGATTTAACCAAATTATTAGATAATGATGTTAGTGATGTTATTCAATATGCAAATCAGGCTGGTATTAATTTAAATGGAGCTACAACAAAATCTCAATTACAGGGTGTTTTATCAGGAGATAATACAACTGCAGAATTAGCAGCAAGAGGTTTAGAAAGTAAAGACTTTAACATGAGAGTTGGACAGTCTAAAGTAAGAGGAGGTAGGTTTTTTGCCAACTTTAAATTACCTTTAGATGACAATGGTACCGAACTGTATTCTTTTGCTGGTTTAGGTTCTAGAGATGGTAATTCTGCTGGTTTTTATAGATTACCAAACCAAAGTAGAACGTACACACCTGCCTATATTAATGGTTTTTTACCAGAAATTAATTCTACTATTTCAGATAAATCTTTAGCAGTGGGAATTAAAGGTAAGATTGGAGAATGGAATGTAGATTTTTCAAATACGTATGGTAGAAATGCTTTCGATTATATGATTGGAAATACATTTAATGCATCGCAAGGAAATGCTTCTCCAACAGTTTTTGATGCTGGTGGTTTTGCTTTTTCTCAAAATACCGTAAACTTAGATTTAAATAAATTTTATAAAAATACTTTTCAAGGTTTAGGTGTCGCTTTTGGTGCAGAATATCGTTTAGAGAATTATGAAATTACTGCAGGTGAAGAAGCTTCTTATACTCAATATACAGCAACAGGTGAGGCTATTAAGATATCTACACAGGTGCCTTTATTAGACTTTTTTGATGCTGCAAGACCAGGTGGTTCGCAAGTATTTCCAGGTTTCAGTCCAAGTAATGAGCTGTCTAGAGGTAGAAGTAGTATTGCTGGTTATTTAGATTTAGATGCAGATTTATCTGAAGCTATTTCGTTAAACTTCGCAACTCGTTTTGAAGATTATTCAGATTTTGGTTCTACTGTAAATTTTAAATTAGCAACTTTAATTAAAGCTTCAGAGAACTTTAGAATTAGAGCTTCTTTTAATACTGGATTTAGAGCACCTTCTTTACACCAATTAAACTTTAATTCTACCTCAACTATTTTTGATCAGAATGGAGATCCACAAGAAGTGGGGACTTTTGCCAATGATAGTAGAGCGGCTCAATTGTTAGGTATTCCTCAGTTAGAAGAAGAGTCTTCTACCAGTTTTAGTGCAGGGTTTACAGCAAAATTACCAGATGCTAATATTACTTTAACTTTAGATGGTTATGTTGTTAATATTGATGACAGAGTAGTTTATACAGGTCAGTTTGAAGGCCCTGGTACTGGGACAGAATTAGATAATTTATTAACGCAAGCAAATGCTTCTGCAGCATCTTTTTTTGCAAATGCAATAGACACACAATCTAAAGGAATCGATTTTGTAATTACGCATAAAGCTGATATTGGTGCTAATTCTAGATTAAAAACAGATTTATCTGCAACTTTATCTAAAACAGAGCAAGTAGGAGATATTAATGCATCTACGGTTTTAGAAAATGCAGGCTTAGTAAGTACTTATTTTCCTGAAGATAGTAGAGTGTATTTAGAAGAAGCAGTGCCAAGAACGAAGTTGAATTTAACAAATAGTTTTACAACGGGTAAATTTAATATCTTTTTAAGAAATGTATATTTTGGTGAAGTAACAGAGGCTACAACAGTAGTTGCTAACCAACAGGTATTCAGTTCTAAGGTAGTTACAGATTTATCTTTAGGGTATAAAGCTACAGATGCTTTAACGTTAACAATTGGTGCAAATAACTTGTTTGACATTTATCCAGATATGGCAGAAGCTTCTTTTGGTAATAGAAGTGATGGTCGTTTCGATTGGTCTAGAAGAGCACAGCAATTTGGTATTGGCGGTAGATTCTTATTTGCAAGAGTAAGTTTTAACTTGAAATAA
- a CDS encoding AAA family ATPase: MDVDVRAINEKIERESAFIDILTLEMNKVIVGQKQMIESLLIGLIGNGHILLEGVPGLAKTLAINTLSKAVQASFSRVQFTPDLLPADVVGTMIYNMKENNFEIKKGPIFANFVLADEINRAPAKVQSALLEAMQERQITIGDTTFKLDEPFLVMATQNPVEQEGTYPLPEAQVDRFMLKVVIDYPKLQDEQIIMRQNLSGGFAKVNPVVSVEQIIRAREVANEVYMDEKIEKYILDIIFATRYPEKYNLPQLKDLISFGASPRGSINLAKAAKCYAFIKRRGYVIPEDVRAVVFDILRHRIGITYEAEAENVTSVDIINSIINEIEVP; encoded by the coding sequence ATGGATGTAGATGTAAGAGCTATTAATGAGAAAATAGAAAGAGAAAGTGCCTTTATAGACATTCTTACTTTAGAAATGAATAAAGTAATTGTTGGCCAAAAACAAATGATAGAAAGTTTGTTAATTGGATTGATTGGAAACGGTCATATTTTGCTAGAAGGGGTTCCTGGATTGGCAAAAACCCTAGCAATTAACACGTTATCTAAAGCGGTACAAGCTTCTTTTAGTAGAGTTCAGTTTACACCAGATTTATTACCTGCAGATGTTGTTGGAACCATGATTTACAACATGAAAGAAAACAACTTTGAGATCAAAAAAGGTCCTATTTTTGCAAATTTTGTGTTAGCAGATGAGATTAACAGAGCACCTGCAAAAGTGCAATCTGCTTTGTTAGAAGCAATGCAAGAGCGCCAAATTACTATTGGCGACACTACTTTTAAGTTAGACGAACCTTTTTTAGTAATGGCAACTCAAAACCCTGTAGAACAAGAAGGAACCTATCCTTTACCAGAAGCACAAGTAGATAGATTTATGCTAAAGGTTGTTATTGACTACCCTAAATTACAAGACGAACAAATAATTATGCGTCAGAATTTGTCTGGCGGATTTGCAAAAGTAAACCCTGTAGTTTCTGTAGAACAAATTATTAGAGCAAGAGAAGTAGCTAATGAAGTATATATGGATGAAAAAATTGAGAAATACATTCTTGATATCATCTTTGCAACTCGTTATCCAGAGAAATATAACTTACCACAATTAAAAGATTTAATTAGTTTCGGAGCATCTCCAAGGGGAAGTATCAACCTTGCAAAAGCAGCAAAATGTTATGCTTTTATCAAAAGAAGAGGGTATGTAATACCAGAAGATGTTAGAGCGGTTGTTTTTGATATTTTACGTCACAGAATAGGAATTACGTATGAAGCAGAAGCAGAAAACGTAACGTCTGTAGACATTATCAACTCAATTATTAATGAAATTGAAGTACCATAG
- a CDS encoding DUF58 domain-containing protein, whose protein sequence is MQTKEILKKVRKIEIKTKRLSNDIFGGEYHSSFKGRGMTFSEVRQYQFGDDVRAIDWNVTARYNEPYIKVFEEERELTMMLLVDVSGSELFGTSTQFKKDTVTEIAATLAFSATQNNDKVGLILFSDDVELFIPPKKGKSHVLRIIRELIEFKPKSKKTNIAAALKFLSSVMKKRAIVFMLSDFMDDDYEKTLKIAAKKHDLTGIRVFDKHDEEIPNLGMVPMLDSETGNVQLINTASKSVRTSYKANALRLSDYYLNMFKRSGAGTVNTRVDENYVKKLLGYFKHKGR, encoded by the coding sequence TTGCAAACTAAGGAGATACTTAAAAAAGTTCGTAAAATAGAAATTAAGACAAAGCGTTTGTCTAATGATATTTTTGGAGGTGAATACCATTCATCTTTCAAAGGACGTGGTATGACTTTTTCTGAAGTAAGACAATACCAATTTGGCGATGATGTAAGAGCCATTGACTGGAATGTTACTGCACGTTACAACGAGCCATATATAAAAGTTTTTGAGGAAGAGCGCGAGTTAACCATGATGCTTTTAGTAGATGTTTCTGGTTCAGAATTATTTGGTACATCCACACAGTTTAAGAAAGATACGGTTACAGAAATTGCCGCAACATTGGCCTTTTCTGCTACTCAAAATAACGATAAAGTAGGTTTAATTTTATTTTCTGATGATGTAGAACTTTTTATTCCTCCTAAAAAAGGAAAAAGTCACGTTTTAAGAATTATTAGAGAGCTGATAGAATTTAAACCTAAAAGTAAAAAAACCAATATTGCTGCTGCTTTAAAATTTTTATCTAGTGTGATGAAAAAAAGAGCGATTGTTTTTATGTTATCCGATTTTATGGATGATGATTACGAAAAAACACTAAAAATTGCGGCTAAAAAACACGACTTAACAGGAATAAGAGTTTTTGATAAACACGATGAAGAAATTCCTAATTTAGGAATGGTGCCTATGTTAGATTCTGAAACAGGTAATGTACAGTTGATAAACACTGCTTCAAAATCTGTAAGAACTAGCTACAAAGCAAATGCCTTACGTTTGTCTGATTACTATTTAAACATGTTTAAAAGGAGTGGCGCAGGTACTGTTAACACAAGAGTTGATGAAAACTACGTAAAAAAATTATTAGGTTATTTTAAACATAAAGGAAGATAG
- a CDS encoding BatD family protein gives MKKQLFYILLFVSTIGFAQESMVKAEIDTTNIRIGEQFNLKITVDDTQNVIMPKLQLKGLEIIDSTQVDTIKNSLIRKYILTGFDSGAFYIPQQQIFVKNQAFLTDSLLVNVATIAIDTTKVKKFPIKSIKSEPYTFDDFKIYIYILLAALAIISFWIYWFVIRKRKEEVEEDTYKAMPPYDEAILKLNELDEKLLWQNNKVKEYYSELTEIVRGYIERELKVPALEKTTDEVLDMLKDFKDAETIQTSEDTIKKLRDLLREADLVKFAKSKPLALEIEEDRKDAQDILSNLKPKPIIEENDELE, from the coding sequence ATGAAAAAACAACTATTTTACATACTACTATTCGTTTCAACCATAGGTTTTGCACAAGAATCAATGGTAAAAGCAGAAATTGACACCACTAATATTAGAATTGGTGAACAATTCAATTTAAAGATTACTGTGGATGACACTCAGAATGTGATCATGCCCAAATTGCAATTAAAGGGTTTAGAAATTATAGATTCTACTCAAGTAGATACTATCAAAAACTCCTTAATAAGAAAGTATATTTTAACTGGTTTTGATAGTGGTGCATTTTACATTCCGCAACAACAAATATTTGTAAAAAATCAAGCTTTTTTAACAGATTCTTTATTGGTAAATGTAGCTACCATCGCTATTGACACAACTAAAGTAAAAAAGTTCCCTATCAAATCTATTAAAAGTGAACCATATACTTTTGATGATTTTAAAATATACATTTATATACTTTTAGCAGCATTAGCAATTATCAGTTTCTGGATTTATTGGTTTGTCATCAGAAAAAGAAAAGAAGAAGTGGAGGAAGATACTTATAAAGCAATGCCTCCTTATGACGAAGCTATTTTAAAATTAAATGAATTAGACGAAAAATTATTGTGGCAAAACAATAAAGTAAAAGAATATTATTCTGAATTGACAGAAATTGTACGTGGTTATATAGAGCGAGAATTAAAAGTACCTGCTTTAGAGAAAACAACTGACGAAGTTTTAGACATGCTAAAAGACTTTAAGGACGCAGAAACCATACAAACATCAGAAGATACTATTAAAAAGTTAAGAGATTTATTAAGGGAAGCAGATTTAGTGAAATTTGCAAAATCGAAACCTTTAGCTTTAGAAATAGAAGAAGATAGAAAAGATGCTCAGGATATTTTGAGTAATTTAAAACCTAAACCAATTATTGAAGAGAATGATGAATTGGAGTAA